One region of Eretmochelys imbricata isolate rEreImb1 chromosome 2, rEreImb1.hap1, whole genome shotgun sequence genomic DNA includes:
- the ODF1 gene encoding outer dense fiber protein 1, whose translation MSLCCRFLEDAKRDLRKADREIRRQIRLMDMHPHYLCNTLLHPHCLCDIHLHPHCECEVHPYPHCLCAIHPHCHPPSCLTVWEKKAIKAKLEAERELDSIRRRVNRMLNSRHDHKLLALMDVKGFDPEEVTVKVKDGKVKVSAEHEEEHRTLRGKEYNYTNLTKEISLPPGVHEEEVMYTVGPSSMVKIETPRKCFPCLLSLI comes from the exons ATGTCTTTGTGCTGTCGCTTTTTGGAAGATGCCAAGCGAGATTTGAGAAAGGCAGATAGAGAAATAAGGAGACAGATAAGGCTGATGGACATGCATCCACATTACCTATGCAATACACTCCTGCATCCACACTGCCTGTGTGATATACacctgcatccacactgtgaGTGTGAAGTACACCCGTATCCACATTGCCTGTGTGCTATACATCCACATTGTCATCCACCATCATGCCTCACAGTTTGGGAGAAGAAAGCCATTAAAGCAAAACTGGAGGCAGAGCGAGAACTGGACAG catTCGAAGAAGAGTTAATAGGATGTTGAACTCACGCCATGACCATAAGCTTTTAGCTCTGATGGATGTTAAGGGGTTTGACCCAGAGGAAGTTACAGTGAAGGTGAAAGATGGGAAGGTTAAAGTGTCAGCTGAACATGAGGAGGAGCATAGGACCCTACGAGGGAAGGAATACAACTACACAAACCTTACCAAGGAGATCAGCTTGCCTCCAGGGGTACATGAAGAGGAGGTGATGTACACTGTAGGACCTAGCAGTATGGTGAAGATTGAAACTCCACGCAAGTGTTTTCCTTGCCTCCTGAGTCTAATTTGA